A genomic stretch from Malus domestica chromosome 15, GDT2T_hap1 includes:
- the LOC103416926 gene encoding caffeic acid 3-O-methyltransferase 1-like → MALQLEEEENFGCAMQLVFSSVLSMSMQSAIELGVFDIIVKAGPGANLSSSEIAAHIGSGTRNSEAPMMLDRILRLLASYSILSCSVVANEDGSDSQRLYSLGPVSNYFVTNEDGVSFGPMMALMQDKVVLDSWSQLKDAVVEGGIPFNRVYGKGCFEYLGLDPRFNQVFNTAMFNHTTIVTNKILHLYKGFEKITQLVDVGGGLGVTISLITSKHPHIKGINYDLPHVIKHAASYPGVEHVGGDMFASVPSGDAILLKWILHNWSDQHCLKLLENCYNAIPDDGKVIIVEALLPVMPETSTAVKSTSLLDVLMLSQNRGGKERSREEFMTLATGAGFSGIKYECFFSSFCVMEMFK, encoded by the exons ATGGCCCTGCAGCTGGAAGAAGAGGAAAACTTCGGCTGTGCCATGCAGCTGGTGTTTTCTTCTGTGCTGTCCATGTCTATGCAATCAGCAATCGAGCTAGGCGTTTTCGACATCATAGTGAAAGCCGGTCCTGGTGCCAATCTGTCTTCATCAGAGATTGCAGCCCATATCGGCAGCGGCACCAGGAATTCTGAGGCACCGATGATGTTGGATCGTATTCTAAGGCTCCTAGCCAGTTACTCTATTCTCAGCTGCTCTGTCGTTGCTAATGAAGATGGGTCTGATTCTCAGAGGCTCTACAGCCTTGGTCCTGTGTCCAACTACTTTGTGACTAATGAAGATGGTGTTTCTTTCGGTCCCATGATGGCATTGATGCAAGACAAGGTCGTCCTAGACTCCTG GTCCCAACTGAAAGATGCAGTTGTTGAAGGAGGAATTCCATTTAACAGGGTCTATGGCAAGGGGTGTTTTGAGTACCTAGGTTTAGACCCCAGGTTTAATCAAGTTTTCAACACAGCAATGTTTAACCACACCACTATTGTCACCAACAAGATTCTTCATCTCTACAAGGGTTTTGAGAAAATTACCCAACTTGTTGATGTTGgtggtggtttgggagtcaccATTAGTCTAATCACTTCTAAGCATCCCCATATTAAGGGTATCAATTATGACTTGCCTCATGTCATAAAACATGCCGCTTCATATCCTG GGGTAGAACATGTTGGAGGAGACATGTTTGCAAGTGTTCCATCTGGGGATGCCATTTTGTTGAag TGGATACTTCACAATTGGAGTGACCAACACTGCCTAAAGCTGTTGGAAAATTGTTACAATGCTATTCCAGACGATGGAAAAGTGATTATTGTGGAAGCACTTCTTCCAGTGATGCCAGAGACTAGCACCGCCGTGAAGAGCACCTCCCTACTTGATGTGCTTATGCTGAGTCAAAACAGGGGAGGAAAGGAGCGGAGCCGAGAAGAGTTCATGACTTTGGCAACTGGTGCTGGATTTAGTGGCATTAaatatgaatgttttttttccAGCTTTTGCGTGATGGAGATGTTTAAGTAA